Within Hydrogenophaga sp. PAMC20947, the genomic segment GGGGGCTGTGCTTCGAGGTTGTCCAGACACGCCTGGGCGCGCTCCAGCACACGGATCATGGCCGCTGCGGCCAGCTTTTCCTTGGAACCAAAGTGCTTGTACAGGCTGGCCTTCGCGATACCCACCTCGGCCGCGACCTCGTCCACGGTCATGTTGTCGTAGCCCTTTTCGGCCAGCAAACGGTTAACCGCCTCAACGATGGCCTCTTCTCGCGCCAACATCACTTGCTCTTTGAATGAAATCTTGCCCATGGCGCGATCTTAGCCGCAGCACAGACCAAACAGACCGCCATGTACAAAAACCACCTGAACAGTAATGTTTTAAACTAACTAGTTGCTTTATTGAACTCATCAGTCTACATTTTGAACCCTGCAGTTCAGATTTATGGAATTTACAAATCCCTGAGCTGTAGAAACCCTTCCCTTCTTCCACCGACTTCAGGAGAACACCATGATTGATTGGCTCAAGCGAGCGGCAGCCATTTCCCTGGTCAGCCTGGTCGCTGCATGCGGCGGCGGCAACGACCACGACGACCCTCACCTCAACATTGTGCAGACCGCACAGGCGGACAGCCAATTCAGCATCCTCGTCGAAGCCGTGGTGGCCGCCGATCTGGCCACGACGCTCAGCGGCACCGGCCCCTTTACGGTCTTCGCTCCGACCAACACCGCATTTGCGGCACTGCTCACCGAGCTCGGCGTCACCAAGGCGGCGCTCCTGGCCAACAAACCGCTGCTCACCCAGGTGTTGACCTACCACGTGCTTGACGGTCAGGTGCTCAAGGCACAAGTGCCTGTGGACACCCCCATCACCACCCTGCAGGGTGAAACCTTCTCCATCAACTCAAGCTTGGTGATCACCGACCAGCGCGCCCGCACCGCCAACATCACGGCCACAGACATCCGCACCACCAACGGTGTGATCCATGTGATCGACAAGGTGATCTTGCCAGCCCCGTAACTCTTTCTCCCTTTCCCCAAGCCATCCTGCTTTTCTCAACGGTCTTTCCTCAATCCCATCAGGTACTCATCATGAAAAAATTATTCGCTATCTCCGCTCTCTCCCTCGCCGCATTCTCCGCACAGGCGGCCGACATCGTCGACACTGCTGTGGCGGCTGGTTCGTTCAAAACGCTGGCCACCGCCCTCGGCGCTGCCGGTCTGGTTGACACACTCAAGGGCCCTGGCCCCTTCACCGTGTTTGCCCCCACTGACGCCGCTTTTGCCAAGATTCCCAAGGCCGATCTGGACGCGTTGCTGAAGGACAAAGCCAAGCTCACCGCTGTCTTGACCTACCACGTGGTTCCCGGCAAGGTCATGGCAAAAGACGTGAAGGCCGGCATGGTGAAGACCGTTCAGGGCAGCTCGATCACCGTCAAGACAGACATGGGCGTGATGGTGGACAACGCCAAAGTCACGGCGACCGACATCGCGGCCGACAACGGCGTCATCCACGTGATCGACACCGTGATCATGCCCAAGTAATAGCCAGCTCAGGGCGCAGCAACCCATTTCGGGAGGCTGCGCCCTTGGGACGCTCTGCATAACCCAAGCCGCATCGCAGGGGTTATGCAAAGCGCACCAAGGCATTCGGTACGTACATTCACAACAAGAACGACAACAGGAGGCCCCCTTATGGAACGCATCGCCGTCATTGGCGCCGGCATCGCCGGCATGGCAGCCGCACACACGCTGGTGCAAGCCCCCCATGCCCGGCACATCACGCTGCTGGAGGCCTCAAACCATTTCGGCGGACACGCCAACACCGTTGACGTCACACTCGACGGCGTCACCCACGGCGTGGACACCGGCTTTCTGGTCTACAACGAACGAACCTACCCGGGCTTGATCCAGCTATTTTCAGAGCTGGGCGTGCCCACAGTGGCATCGGACATGTCGTTTTCTGTACAGGCGCGCAACGACGGCCTGACCTGGAGCGGCACCAGTCTCGCCACGGTGTTCGCGCAAAAACGCAATCTGCTCAAAGCTGACTTCTGGCGCATGTTGCGCGACATTCTTCGCTTCAACCGCCTGGCCACCGAACTGGCCGAACAGAGCGACAGCCCACAACCCCAGCAAACCACCGAAGCCTTCCTGACGACGCACGGCTTCAGTCGTGCGTTTCAAGACTGGTATCTATTGCCCATGATCGCCTGCATCTGGTCTTGCCCGCGGGAGCGCATGCTGGCGTTTCCCATTGCTTCGCTGATCCGCTTTTGCCACAACCACGGGTTGTTGCAGGTCACACAGCGGCCGCAGTGGTTCACCGTGCGCGGCGGATCTCGAGAATATGTGCGCCGCCTCATTGCGCGGCTGCCTGACGCCCGTCTCAACACCCCGGTGATGTCGGTACGGCGTCTGCCGTCGGGCGCCCTCGTGCAAACCGAGG encodes:
- a CDS encoding FAD-dependent oxidoreductase, with amino-acid sequence MERIAVIGAGIAGMAAAHTLVQAPHARHITLLEASNHFGGHANTVDVTLDGVTHGVDTGFLVYNERTYPGLIQLFSELGVPTVASDMSFSVQARNDGLTWSGTSLATVFAQKRNLLKADFWRMLRDILRFNRLATELAEQSDSPQPQQTTEAFLTTHGFSRAFQDWYLLPMIACIWSCPRERMLAFPIASLIRFCHNHGLLQVTQRPQWFTVRGGSREYVRRLIARLPDARLNTPVMSVRRLPSGALVQTEGGSEHFDQVIFACHPDQTLRLLGDDASVGERKVLGAIRYQPNRAVLHTDASLLPEQRAAWAAWNYETGGTDTREAVCLHYWINQLQPLPWQQPVIVSLNPLREPEPTQVIQTFEYDHPVFDAAALAAQQRLSALQGLRGTWYCGAWTGYGFHEDGLRSGQLVANALMQTEDAPWQDAA
- a CDS encoding fasciclin domain-containing protein, giving the protein MKKLFAISALSLAAFSAQAADIVDTAVAAGSFKTLATALGAAGLVDTLKGPGPFTVFAPTDAAFAKIPKADLDALLKDKAKLTAVLTYHVVPGKVMAKDVKAGMVKTVQGSSITVKTDMGVMVDNAKVTATDIAADNGVIHVIDTVIMPK
- a CDS encoding fasciclin domain-containing protein; translated protein: MIDWLKRAAAISLVSLVAACGGGNDHDDPHLNIVQTAQADSQFSILVEAVVAADLATTLSGTGPFTVFAPTNTAFAALLTELGVTKAALLANKPLLTQVLTYHVLDGQVLKAQVPVDTPITTLQGETFSINSSLVITDQRARTANITATDIRTTNGVIHVIDKVILPAP